A stretch of DNA from Triticum urartu cultivar G1812 unplaced genomic scaffold, Tu2.1 TuUngrouped_contig_6919, whole genome shotgun sequence:
AAACTCATGTGCTGCTCTGCTGCCAACTACTCCCTTCGTCTCatgtgtcaaaaacgttcttaggGAGTAGCATTTACCCCGGCCCAGTGTATGCCCGTGACGAATATGCAATGCAGAGTCATTTTATTTATGCGCTAAATAATCTAGTGCAAAAGTACAGAGCCGCAGACACAGTTTGACATACTCTTGCTGATACACGACGGCAATCTTCTCTCTATAAATCCACGGGTAGCGCGGTTCACAAAAGCGATAGCAAACTTAGATTCCCACGAGCAAGTCCACTACAGTTCTAGAGACCCGAGCAGAGCTACTGATGCTTCATCCGCTAACCGAAATCGACCTCTCTCTTCGTGAGGACCTGCCGTACTTCCCATCCAATGGACTCGCACTCCTCGATCCGCTGGGCGAGCGGGAGCGCGAGGGAGACTCGTCTCTGAACCTCCGCCTTGCGGGCCGAGGTGATGGAGACCTGTCAAAAGGCAGCAGGTTCAAAGCATCATTAGGTGGAGAAAAAGATCAAGAATCATACTGTATTAAAGTCTCCAGCAGCTACACTGAAAGCTGGAAAGAAGAGCATGCACACCTTGAGTAGCTTCGGCCGCGGTAAGATGGCCGCCCCCTTGGGGAAGGAGAGTGCCGCCGATCGTAAGACCGACCTCTGCTACTGCAGGATGTGCAAACAAACAGTCAATTGAGTGGCCGGCATTTGGAGTTGAACTAATGACAAGCTACGTGTGGGTGCAAAGAAACAAGCAGCAGACCTTTCTCTGGTTCTCATCTCAGCAGGCTTCTTTCTGTTCTCCTGTGCAAAAACAACTGCAACTTCTCTACCAAGAATGACCTGTCCATCCATGTAGTATTTTGCGTCTGCCGCATCGTTGGGATCAAAGTACTGCACAAACCCAAATCCCCGTGGCTCCCTGCAACGGACCCAACAAAGTAGAAAGATCATATCCATCCTTAAAAAGGGTTAAAAGCTTATGGCCCTGAGCAATATAACAGAATTTCTTCAAAGCAGTACACAGCAACCAAACCAGTGTCAACTTCCAATAGTCAAAGACACACGCAGATTTAAGTAAAACAAGTAAAAAGTGCACTCGGCTGCTGACCTTGCACTTCATAAGAGTTCTAATACAGACTTCGAACTCTTCATGATCACTTGCAAATCTCTTAAACCTGTAACTATATCTTCCGTTCTCTTCAATAGTGATCTTAGTTGCATTTGTATGTCTCTTAACTTGCAAGTCTCTATTTCTTCCATTCTCTTCAACAATAATCTTTAACTGCATGTTTCTTAACTTGCAACTTCTCTATCTTTCCTTCTCTTCAACAGTACTCTTAACACTTGTCTTCAAAAGATTACTTCCACTGTTAATTCCAAGGGGTTCACAAAAGTATTTAATGTACGCTGATACAACTATATTGCAAACAACTATCTTGAGAGGTGGATTATCCTATGGCTAAAGCGGCATGTGCTATCCTACAAGCTCGAATAGCAAATATGGATATGGCAGTATGTTACTGCAAAAAATTGCTAATATCTGCAGTTGTAATGGACAATGAACAGGTCTAGATAGAGTGCCTTACTGAGTATAGTAATCCCTTGGAATATATACGTCTTTAAGACGACCAAACTGTGCAAATGGCCGGCGAAGGTCATCTGGCCTGCATTCATAATTGATGATGAGTTAAAAAGGCTAGGAGGAAAGAAGAAACTCACATCACTTACATGGAAAGAATAAAAAAATTGATAACATAAGAAAcagcaagataggaagggagagACGCGCACAGACGAATGCCAGTTAAGCAGCAGATAGCAAAAGGCAACACATATGACTAATGCCTATTCAAGGATGCATTTTGAGGTTTATCCCTATTGGTTAGTGCTGATCCCCCACATGGGAAGGCATGGGGTAACAACCGAAGATGGACTCATTTTAGTACCACCAAGTTATATTCAAAACTAAATGTATAGACTTAAAAAACTATCTTAGTTGAACATGAATACATCCATGCTTTAAAATAGAATGAGGATAGAATGTCAAAAATGCATTTACCATATTTTCTGAATGTGTTACACCAAGGTGAGTTTAGGTAGGAAATTCCACAAATAATACACCGGATACGAAAATGCATGCTAGTTTGGCCTAGGAGAAAGTTTAGCtaacatatactccctccgtccgcgaATAAGTGTACATCTAGCTTTTGTTCCAACtcaaagttttaaaattttgaccaaCTTTATAAAAAATAATAGTAACATATATGACATCAAATTGATATATTATCAAAGTACAATTCAAAACGAATCTAGTGATACTAATTTAGTGCCATAAATGTTTTTACTTTTTTCTAGAAAGatggtcaaaattttaaaactttgacttaagacaaaagctagatgtacacttattcgcggacggagggagtatgacaAATTGCTTATTCTTGGATGCATTTTGAAATTGATGCCTCATTAGTGCTGAATCCCCCACATGGAAAGGCACAGGGCAACAACCGAAGATGGGCTTATTTTATTGTACCACCAAGCTATATTTTAAACTAAATGTATATACTATTAGACTTACAAAACTATCTTAGTTGAAGATGAACACACGTTTCCTCATCAAAATAAAATGAGGATAGAATGTCACAGATGCATTTACCATACTTTCTGAACATGTTTAACACCAAGATGAATTTAGGTAAGAAATTGTAGAAATATAAATACACATGCTAGTACTAGCCTGGGAAGTTCTGTGGAAACCTTACCTGCAGTCACGACGAAGGTTCCTGACCAAAAGACTGGTTGGGAGATCTCTACCCCGACCATCATAACGATCACGGGGACTTGGGCTACGGGCCCTTCCCCTGTAGCCTCTCGGTGGTGGGGATGGGCTGTAGCTGTAGCCTCTCCTCATATTGGTCTACAAGAAAACAATAAAGCATTATTACTAAAACAATTCCATGCGCCACAAAATGACCATACTAGCCTATTTGGTGCAATGAAGATTAAGCAAGGCATAACCTAACCATCAAGCATTAACTTCAAGGGATGTTCGAATAGGGAGAAGATTGTAATGATCGTTTCGTGCTCAAAACATCATTATTTTGTCCATTGTACAAGATGTCATCGCTTCATCATCACATGTTTTCTCATTTAAAatttaatactccctccgttcacttttgtaagtcgtttcagacaactcaAAATAGGCTGTTTTGCatattgtctgaaatgtcttcaaggtcttataaaagtgaacagaggaaGTAATAATTTATAGTTACATTGATGCAAACATTAGTTGCTAGAGATGACACTAAAACACAAGTATGTAAGTTTACATAATGGCCTTCCTAAAATTAACTTATATGACTTCGCAGGGATAGTTCACTACAGATTTCAGTTATTTTGTCTGATCTTCATGAAGTATAGAAAAAAACAATAACGAGCACAAGCTATCATCTAAAAGACTAACACCATCAGGCCCGCTGGGTCAAAGGGCGAACAGGACGTTTTAAGTACCCCCACAGTTAACCAACCTATCAGACTCGTGGGAGTATCTCTTAGGAGATCACAAGAATACTTCCTCGAATCAACACAAGGGAATGACAAACAGGTTAGGATGAAACATTGACTACCCCACAGTTATTGTGCGCATGAATGAACATGAACACTGGCAACCAGAAATTCAGAGCAACGACCACACTATATAACGGCAACGCTGCCGCACCGAATTTGCTTCAGACCTATCCAGACAGTCTAACGAACCAACAGATCTGAGGCGCGATTACAACCGCAATCCATCATCCACTTACATCTTCTACCATGATTATAGCATGAGCGGAATCGTCAATCAGGACCGGCAATAATTTTTGGAATATAAACTGCTTAAATTTCCACGGGGATCACGCGAAATCCGGGATCAGGAATACATCGCAGTGATTAGGTGAACTATATCAGACGGATGATCACAGGCAACCAAGCTACCAAGCAAATCGAGCGAAGCTTACCGCGGACGGGGAGGATCGATCGGAGTGGCGCCGCCAGAGGGGAGGAAGGAGACGAGATCAAGGTTCGCGTGGAGTCCGGAAGCTTCCCGAGGCGACGGGGAGTGGCGCTGCCTTTATCGACTGAGCCGGTGTCGCGCAGACGTTGGATCGGGACACCCGTCCTAACTTGTGCGTTTGGACGGTGATGGATGCAGTGGGCCGAAACCGTTTTGGGTCATAGGTGGATGGGCTTCTCTCCCCATTTTTTTTAACAACAATAAGTGTCACAATTTTGAACTAACTCCAATTCAAAACTGCGACATTTTTTTTACATCCaattcaaaactgcaacacttatTTTGAATCGGGGGAGTAGTATTTTTTTTAAGAAATTGTTGAAAATAAAGGTCAAacgaaacaaaagaaaatgatgaaatCACACATAAATGGATATAGAAAATTCAAAGAACTCAAGAGTATCAAACATACATATAATGTCGAGTCTCATATGACTTGTCAAAATTTCCCTCGACAACAAAAAAAATTCGTGTTCAAAGGGATATAAATTGGTGTTTTCTTCCGCAAACATCTTTTGTACAAAATTGTACACTAAACTAAAGGAAAAGATAGAACCGGATCATACACCAATTTTTTCTAGAAAAAGTATATGTTGACATTGCTTTTTTACAAAAAAAtttgagcatcagtacagacacaagcgctcatatacacgcgcatacactcatccctataaATGCACACACGCataccctacccctatgagcacctccgagagactgagccggcatatcatcttgagatttacgaaatcgccgtaggcgcctcgtcgtcgacggaaacgtctcctcccactgaaagcgcatcgccggaagtcctgaaataaatccaggaataatgcgagcaccaggatttgaacccctggtgggttggggataccactgtccacctaaccatctcaaccacaggttggttcgctATAAAAGATATATACATTGACATATCTAGATCTAGATTGTTTTGTATTTTTCGTTTGCAACTAgaaagtactccctccatttcgaAGTTCTAGCTTTGTTATAGGTCAAACGTCTTTATATTTGACCAAGTCCACAGGAAAATGTGTTAATACCTACAACATTGAGTCTATTTTACTCGGAAAAAAACATCAAATCTATTTCGTAATGAATATAACAAAATCAATTTGATGTTTTAACTATTGATACATCTCCCTATCGGTTTGATGAAAATTAAGAAAATAACTCAGTATAAAACTAGAGCGTCAATTAATTTGAAACGAAATGACTATTGTTTTACAAAATCAATTTACACATGGCCCTATGTGTCTTATGCAGCAGCACATGCTCTGGCCCTATTGTTTTACAAAATCAATTTACACTTCGGAGCTCCCCCAGCGGCGCATGTCGTGCTCGATGGCGAATCATGCATCCCAGTTCGGTGAGTCCGCCGGGTAGTGTGGGTGGTGGCGGAGCTAGGGTGTGAGGCCAGCATGGCGATCTCCGCCGCCCGTGCGCGGTCAGACTACGATACTATCGACACTTGAACCCTGTCGGGGTTGAGGTGCCAGCCGTGCGGGAGGTTCGCGTCTAGCCACGACTTCGGCACATGATGCTCCCAAAGGTAGTGGCACCGACGGACGGGGATGTACATGCGCTAGCGTACCGGCCGCGGCTGCGGCACCATTGTGAATTGGCCGGGTGGCGCGTCAACAACGAGGCGGCCTCGTGTCGTGCTTGCCACACTTGAAGAAATCAatggtggcggcggctagggttggtGTCGGCCTGCCAGGGGCAAGAGGAAGGAGTGGATTGGAGATGAAAGTGGATGAGCCGACCCCAACAGCACGCTTGCAATTCAAAAGGACGAGCATGGACTGCTTTTCTGTGGTTGATGTATGTGCCCGAGCGCACGCGTTGAATTTAAAAGGACCAGTGAAGGTTGTTGTCCGGGTCCAAGGCGGACACCGAGCAGTTGTGCACGTGTCCATCTCGTGTTCGCATGGACTCAAATCTGGTACAAAAATAAGACAAGAATGTGTCAAGACAAACAATATTTACGTTTGAGTCGACG
This window harbors:
- the LOC125531261 gene encoding serine/arginine-rich SC35-like splicing factor SCL33, with amino-acid sequence MRRGYSYSPSPPPRGYRGRARSPSPRDRYDGRGRDLPTSLLVRNLRRDCRPDDLRRPFAQFGRLKDVYIPRDYYTQEPRGFGFVQYFDPNDAADAKYYMDGQVILGREVAVVFAQENRKKPAEMRTRESSRGRSYDRRHSPSPRGRPSYRGRSYSRSPSPRPARRRFRDESPSRSRSPSGSRSASPLDGKYGRSSRRERSISVSG